A segment of the Ictalurus punctatus breed USDA103 chromosome 24, Coco_2.0, whole genome shotgun sequence genome:
CAAGGAAGATGAAGACGGAAGACATGGAGTTTTGACTGAAGCTTCAGTGACTACCAGCAgggcactttatgtagaatgtatGGCCTTGTAACCTAGCTGCTTGGCACACAGGAGGTCATTTAGCTGTCTGTAGAAGTTTTTATGGTATTACGTCATGCAAGCAGGTCAGACAATTCATGGTTGGCTGAGAAGTTAGAAAACAGCTTACTTGGGTCAGAGgttcatgtgtttatttataattaaaggAGGGAGTCTTGGTGGAAGCAAGGAAAAGGTGAATGATGCAAACATTGCCCAATAATAGCAATATGTAAGTGGTTCAGGTTGAAGGATCAGAGAAGGCCTGGTCACTAGTTTGGTGTTTGAGGTCTCCCAGCAGGATCAGAGGTGTGCAATCCACTGGAAATACAGAGAAAAGTCTTCTATAAAGTTGCCAAGATGACCAGGATGATCAAGATTGGATGGTTACAAGGTTTCCAAACAGTGACAACATGAACTCCAAGATATGAAGTTCAGAAAGAGATGAAGGACACTGTCCATGAGGTGCAGCAAACTTGAACCCCCCTTCTCCCTGGCCAGAGGTCCTACGagtatgagagaaagagaatgtaGTAGAGAATGCAGAATGTGTGGACATCATCTCCTAGTTGTGCCAAGGTTCTGTGAGTGTCAAGAAGTGACATGAGAGACTACCAGCATAGGCTGAGATGAAGTCAGCTTTGTGCACAGCTGGCTGGCTGGTCCAGAGGCTTGCAGATCTGGGTGGACAGATAAGCTGGATGAGGTCAAGTTAGCATGAGAGCACTATATGTAAGAAAAAGTAAGGACAAGAATCCTCCAGAAGCACATAACAGATATGGAAATCCAGTTGTTCAGTGAAGTCAGAATAAAACAGTGGTGGACATTgtcatgtttgtgtgttgtcTTTGTACAAGCGAGTCTTGGTGCAGAAAAGCTgcttacttaaaaaaaaaaataataataaaatatatatatatatatatatatatatatatatatatatatatatatatatatatatatatatataattttttatatatatataaaattatatataatatatatatatatattattttttatatatatatttatttatttttatatatataatatatatacacattaataTATTTCACAGCAAATTAGCTTTGATTAGCCACCCGCTGGGAGAGCTCAATTATTGCTAAATGAGCAGTTTCAGGGTGCTATGATTACTTTGCCCCTGCAGTTGCCCAGCTATGGACAGTAGTCAGAAACTAGATGGTTTCATAACAAATATATTAGTCAAATACTTGTGCCTGTTACTGATAAGTATGATAAATACTGCTCCATTGCATGTGTAGCAATTTAACAAAGGCTTTATAATAAAGTTCTGGTTTTCTTGCTCAGGATGTCCAGGTCCCAGTGTGCCCACTGTGCAATACCCCCATTCCGATTAAAAGAGGGGAAATGCCAGACATTAAAGTTGGAGAGCACATAGACAGTGACTGCAAGTCCGATCCTGcacagaggaaaagaaaggtATTAACATTTAAACTTGAAAGTACATGCTCATATCTCAGCCTTGAACTACTAACTGAATGTTGTTTCCTGTTTTTAATCCAGATTTTTACAAATAAGTGTTCTAAGGGAGGCTGCAAGCAGAAGGAGATGATTCGTGTAACGTGTGACCAATGCCACTTGAACTACTGTCTTAAGCACAGACATCCACTGGACCATGATTGTAAGACTGATGGCAAGCCAGTCTCCAAATCAGGGTAAACATTGTCTTGAATCTTATTTGGAAGGACATGTTGAGTACTGCTGTTTATCTCTCAGGACCTACCCATTTTAAGTCTTTAGTAATATCAactaatatacactatatggccaagtatgtgaccatcacacccatacatgcTTGTTAAATATCTTGTTCCAAAACCATGGGAATTAATATGGAGTCGGTTTCCTTTTCTCTACTGGGaagatttccactagattttgaaacATGGCCGTAGGGATTTGCCAATTCTGCCACGAGTATTAGGCTGGCCGAAGAGGCATTGTGCgtagtcggcgttccagttcatcgtaaaggtgttcagttgggttgagtTCTGGGCTCTGTGAAGGCCACTTGTGTTCTTCCACAAAAACCTTgataaaccatgtcttcatggagctcgctttgtgcacatggCGTTATCATGCCAGAACAGATTTTTGGGcttcttggttccagtgaagggaaatgtataatgctatagcatataaagacattctatgcaattctgtgcttccaggtttgtgttaacagtttgtgcaagaaccacatatgggtgtgatggtcaggtgtccacataccttttTTGCCatatccattcatctatctgtttgatttatttacagaCATGCTGCTTTAATGAGAATTCAGAGTGCCTCCAGCAGTAGTGCTGCAGGCTCGTCCATTATAGGGAGCTCGACTGGTGCAAGCCGAACAGCTCGTGCTCAGAATAGTAGGTGAGTTAAAATTCTGTGAATAATTGTGGGATTTGTCAGacatattgattttttttttttttttttttttttttttgatttttttttttttaaagtttttttttttaaatacgttGTTGAACTTCATTTGATTCTATTATGTGCCTTTAGTTTGGAATAATATTGTTCTCTCTGCAGTGCGCAAAGGACTCCAGCCCCTTCTGTGGTTCCCCCTGCAGCACAGAATGTAGTACCATCATCAGCATCCTATCAGGCTGGACTGGTAATATATTAGTTCATTCtgactttaaatattttatgtccACCACTTCTGAAATACTAGTGAATTGGAAATGGCCATAAATAATGAAGCACATTTGTCTTTCCTGGGATCAAGACAGAGGAGCAGGCTCTCCAGCGTGCATTAGAGATGTCACTGGCTGAAACGGCCCGACACACGCCATCTGCTCTCAGGTAGCAAAGTTGATGCACCTTAATCTTACAGTGCTTTATGTAAAGAGTTGCCTGTTACAAAATcactctttgtgtgtgtatgatcaGTCCACAGGAGCAGGAGGATCTGGCCTTGGCTCAGGCCCTCGCTGCTAGTGAGGAAGAGTACCAACGACAGCAGCAGAGACAACAGGTATCAAGAACCCTTAGCAGCCAGTAGCATGCAATGCTAGTAGGACCTCAATTAGGTACTTAACCTCATCTTGCATACTGGGTGCATGATGATCTGGGCTGATGGTTTGCAGCATGTGGGTTTTGTCTAATagcaataattataataaatttattatttaaactatATCTAGTTTGCTGCCTTTGGTATGCATCTTGAATAAAGTCAAGCTGGTTCAAAGCATGTtcagggtttaaaaaaacaaaacaaataaacgaCACTACCAAAGCATGTGCGTTAGTATAGATGACTTGAAAGTACCAATGAACACTGATTGATTTACTCATTTTTATCTTCCTAACCAACAGGGGAGGGATTCCAAGCAGTCCAACTGCTGTCTGTCTTAAATTCTGATCATGCTGATGTAATGCAACCTGcctcattttaaacacacacacatgcatacacacaaatataccgGTAATTTGAATGGACTATTCCTCAACCCAGCACACAAACCTCTGGGTCTGCCAACACAATTTATATTTCAGACAGAGCTTtatgtacatattttatatagtgACCATGTTAATCAATATTCAATGTAGATGtttctgaataaattattttaaacatttcttgCCTGCTGAGTTTTAGctcctgtttttatttcaagCTACATGGCTGGACATTTCAAGGTTCCCACTTAAGGTGTTGATTTTGtcataaataacataaaaaaatagatatttttatgaattattCTAAAACAGGGACTAACCAATATgaaaatctatccatccattttctgtaccgcttattctacacagggtcacagggaacctgtaTCCcagggcacgaggcgggggacgCCCTGGACGGGGTTCCAAACCATTACTGGGCACAGTcgctcacattcacacacaatagACAATTTTGTAAAATGCCAGTCAGCTTAGTCAGTCTTTGGATTGGGGTGAAGAAAACCGAAGTAGTCAGAGGAAATCCCCGAACCATGGGGCAAACATGCGaactacacagacacacacagacacacacacacggtggtgGTGGGGATCGAACTCCCAACCCCAAAGGTGTGAAGCAAAGTCACAGACAAACCTGCTAGAttaggggggggggataaatatacagaaatatCATAATCAATATAAAGAAGTTATGGGAAAttgtattctgtattttatcaAGTTCTATGCATTAAATTTTGACAGGTTGAATTTACTATTAAAAAACAATTGCTATAGGTAACGCAATACCTTGTAATCAcaaatttttatgtttataaaaatgcataatATTTGCGTGATTTAAGCTCCAAACTCAACTTCATGCTGATATTAAGCGTAATACTCCTTCACTGGAAATACTACTTGCACAAAGCCTATttctaattttatttgtttattgaacCTCCaaaattgtgccctgcgatagattggcaccctgtccagggtgtaccccgccttgtgcccgatgctccctgggataggctccaggtttctccgtgaccctgaataggataagcggtatagaaaatggatggatggatggatggatgaacctCCAAAGCAATCTCAAAAGAACCTCTTagcaaaacgaaacaaaaaaaaaatctgtttctaCTATTGCCTTATTGGGCTAGTAATGGTAACCACAGCTATATAGGTATGTAATTAGTGGATGTATTTCACCACTCCAAATGTCCACTGCACTAATGCCACTGGATAGGGCAATGTTAAACTTGTAAAACTTGGGGAAGCTGACCGACTTCCTGGAGCTCCATGTCTCTAATAAGCCATGAAGAGGTAGTCCTCATAGCGTGGCATGTCGCAGTAGGGGCCAGGTGTCCAGTCTGTCTGTAGGCCATAGTGCTAACGTCCATCACCCATTGGGCCAGTCTTTCCTCCCAGTCAGATGAAAAGTTGATCTGATGATGGAAATAGTGCCATCAGATCCAAATAGTACAATAGGGTGGGTACTGAGCATAACAACATTCAGCAGGCTCTCCTTCATTCAACTCTGCAAGGTCACTGGATGTTTAATTTGATTTTGGGCGGAAACCATAGCTTCACCCAGAAGGTGAGTCTAGAGTCATCTGGGTAATGCAGGAAAGGCATGCAGCACTCTTTAACTGAGAGACTTGTTTCCATTCAACATCTTGAATAGGCTCTAAAGGTAGGTCTTAACAGACTCCAGAACAAAGTTGTGGACTTCAGAAAGGTTGGGACATTAtctggttccactcctgtcagccaagtaCAGGAATCTGATTGTACAAAGGGCACAGGCTCACCTAAACTGAAtggttgaagattggaaaaatatCACCTTGTCGAATGAATCTTGATTTGTACTGTAACATGCAGATGGTAGGATCAGAATTTGAATTCATGTACCCAAACTCttttgtgtcaacagttcaggctaCTGCTGGTATTGTTATGGCATGGTGAATGTTTTCCTGGCACACATTGGGTCACTTAATACCAATCGAGCATCATTTGAAAGCCACAGCCAATGTGAGTTTTGTAGCTGACCATGTACATCCCTTTATGGCCACCACTTACCTATCATATAATGGCGACTTCCAGCATGATTATGTGCCATATCACAAAGAGTTCAGTGTGCTTCAATGGTCTCCTCAGATTTGAATCCACTAGCTGACAAATCTGAAACAATTAATTGATGCAGTCAAGTCAACATGGACAAGAGTCTTAATGGAAAGTTTGCAATACATTGTagaatccatgccacaaagaaCTTGGGCTGTTCTGAAGTCAAAGTGGGattctaataaagtggccagtgtaTATTCGTTTGTATAAATATATGCCAACCAACCAACCAGGGGGAGTACCATGAAGCAAATTAACTCATGCTTTTGGACAAACTTGCTTCATGTCAGGTCACTGTTGAAGTGCAGCTTAGCTTGATCAATTCAACTGGACAAGCCATGTGATGTCATGGTTTtgttgagcaaaaaaaaacaacctatttCAAGAAACATTGTGCTTTTTCAGCATAATTGTCAAATCAGACAATGTTATAGACATTAAAACCAGATGGAACAATGACTAAACCATCTAAAACTGGCTGAAAGTTGGACTGTATATATCACCAATAACAGTAGAATTCTTAATTGAGTTGGAAATTTGTCAGAGGTTGTCATGTTCTAGAAACTGGAAATAGCACTCAATATGTCTGTGCATAAAGTGCCAGGCCTGGTTGGACCACTAGATGACAGTCTTGATCCATGtgaaaacatatatacatatatatatatatatatatatatatcacttaAATGGTTTAACAGTTGCtgtttttattatgtatttgGTATTTCTTAGTTGAAAATACATAAAGCTTTATATAGGTATCAAGCATTTGGATCTGTTCTTACCTAAAGCTTAGAAGAGTGGTTGTACATACAGAGCTTTATTGTAGTAATTAAGCCAATAAAAGATGATGCTGaggggtgcatggtggcttagtggttagcccattcgcctcacacctccggggttgggggttcaattcgcACTGTGgcactgtgtgtgcggagtttgcatgttctcctcatgctccaggtactccggtttcctcccccagtccaaagacatgcatggtaggctgattggcatgtccaaagtgtccatagtgtgtgggtgtgtatgtgattgtgccctgcgatggattggcaccctgtccagggtgtaccccgccttgtgcccgatgctccttgggataggctccaggttccctgtgaccctgaaaaggataacgcggtatagaggatggatggatggatggatggatggatggatggaagatgaTCCTGTTCTTGGTTAGCATTTCAATTTGAGGAGTAATCCTACCTAggtatacagtcccctctgaaagtaggggaatggcaaggccaattcttttgtttttgctatatcctgaagacatttgggtttgagttcaaaagatgaatatgagaaaataggtcagaatttcagcttttatttcctcatatttacatctacagtaaacaacttaaaacatggcacctttagtggcagaccacccattttttagatgagcaaaagtattacaacagatagtcttaaagtaaatagcAATTAATATTTTGGTACATATACCTTACTTGCACTAACTGGATAAAGCCAGATAAAATGACCCACTGACATcgccaaactgttgcattcttttttttcttcttttttttaaatgctttttcagGCTTGTAGTGccgcttctttcagttgttgtttgttttgtggggtttctcccttcagtctcttcttcaggaggtaaaatttaattaaactgaattaagacttggccagtctaaaacgttccactttttcccctgatgaagtcctttgttgagttggcagtgtgttagCAATGACCCttgtcattgtcttgctgcatgatgaaattcctcccaattagattggatgcatttctctgtaaattggcagacagctTGTTTCTGTAAATTTCTGAATTCTTTCTGCTGCCACCATCACGAGTTaaatcatcagtaaagattagtgagcctttcccgaagcagccatgcaagcccaagccatgacactacctctgTCATGCTTGACCttaagcttgtatgttttggatcatgagcagatcttttctttctccacactttggcctttctccACAcgggtagaggttaatcttggttccagaacttttttgtctcatctctgtatttctctgtgaattccaatctggctttccgattcttactgctgatgagtggtttgcatcttgtggtatggtgtctatatttctgctctcaaagtcttctttgaagaGTGAATTGTGACAGCTTCACCCCTGCCCTTTGGAGGTTGTTGGTAATGTTACTCTCCgttgtttttcagtttttcttcacatactggttacaccccacaagactgccgttttggacatgctctgatcaagccatcacaatttttcccttgtcaaagttgctcagatccttatgcttgcccatttttcctgcttccaacacatcaacttcaagaactgaatgctcacttgctgtctaatatatcccaccccttgacaggtgccattgtaatgagataatcaattaTATTTACGTCTTCTGTCCGTGGTTTTaatgtgtgcgtttgtgtgtgtgtgtgtgtgtgtgtgtgtgtgtgtgtgtgtgtgtgtgtgtgtgtgtgaataacattgattatcttgttacaatggcacctgtcaaggtgtgggatatattagacagcaagtgaacatTCAGTTCTCTGGTGAACAGGCAACTGGGTGATGGGTGCCTAATGCTCACTTATGCacatggggagcgaaggctagcccgtctggtctaatcccacagaagagctactgtagcacaaatagCTGAAatagttaatgctggctatgatagaaaggtgtcagaacacaatGTATCGCAGTTTGCAGTGCATAGGGCTGCATAGCCACAGACctgtcagagtgcccatgctgacccctgtccaccaccgaaagcacatgttactttgacacgtaccacctaaacattgttgcagaccaagtacactccaTCGTTCATAATGGTCTTCCCTAATGTcactggcctctttcagcaggataatgcaccctaccacactgcaaaaattactcaggaatgatttgaggaacatgacaaagagctcAAGGTGTTTATTTggactccaaattccccagctctcaatccgatcgagcaactgtgggatgtgctggacaaacaagtctggtccatggaggccccacctcacaacttgcAGGACTTAAAGgctctgctgctaacatcttggtgccagataccacagcacaccttcagaggtcttgtagagtcaAGTCTATGCcttgacaggtcagagctgttttggtggcataatggggacctacacaatattaggcaggtggattAAATTTTATGACTGATCGGTTTATATACCATTAGAGTGCAATTAATGGAAAGTTTAATGTGacacattacatttataaaacccacttgattgtttatttattaatattatttgtaCTGCAGCTGTGAGAGTAAATGCCACAACTCTTTATCTTATATCAGATGCAAAAtccagtgtgtgaatgttgaAATTAAAAGTggaacaacataaaaaaaaaaacaacaacatggtaTAAAGGATTATACATTGCACTGTATCTGCCTGTTATTTGATATGCTTGATGGAGATTACTTTTTAGGAGAAACGATGTTTTCTCTGATTTAGTTGGAAGTAATAGCATATTTGTGTACCCCATAAACAGGAAAGAAACAGCtgttaaaagtaaaatatcaatccAAGTGCAAATGAGCATGAATGCACATGATTCATGTTGTTATATTTGTTGTTACTCTTGGTTTTTTAGGTCTCACTTCAGTTAAACAAAGCCTTTTGCTGAGTTGCTGAATAAATCGCACATACAATATTTCATCATCATTGTCTTTGTCCTGcttcattattttattagtgCATACCATCCAAAAAGAAACCTGAAGACAACTTTGTTGTGAGCTACAACCATATATGATACCTATTTACAGTATTCATAATAGGTCCAAAAATTAAATGCTTTTCATGTTATGCATAATTTCTCTAACAAAATCTTTGGAGTCACAATctttacttaataataataataataataataataataataataacggcaaattaaagaaacatgtaATTCTATTTCTGTTCTGCCAGTATTTTAACTTGGTCTCTCTCTAGATAGTACTTTGCAGTAGTAACATTCCCGTTCAGATGAGTTATACATCCATATTGAATACAGAATGATCTGTAGATTAAGCGATAGATCAGAACTCcagattatattacattacagatTGCTTTACATCTACTTTTATTTCCAATCATTCCATTTAGTGCATTTGGGCTCATTATTATGATAttgtaaaaatataataatagaaGCAATAATAACTGTTTTATGCCACTGATTATTCTTTTGGGGTACTACTGctatctcattttattttcatttcatattcatgGTGTTACTAGGTCCTGAAGGGAGTACATAGCCTAAACATGAATGTGCTTATATGCTTCCAGGATCTTGCATTTCAACTCTAGCAAgggaaatatatttttagaataTTATTCAATGATATTCACCATTCCCATATTTGCATAACGTATGTTGACAAATCTTGCTCGTTTTGTGGATGTGCAGataattattttgcattttttaaaatgtatatctaAGCAGTGGTTTAATTAGGCATATACAAGTCAAATAAGACAAAGAGGAAATATATCAAGAAATATTATCAACAAAAAATACTACAAAATTACAAATCCTTTAAAATCTCGTTTTTACTAATTTAGAGaccagaattcatgtttccctcaattattgcaagttgcccaggcgcttaagcagcaaagcatccccacaccatcacacttccaccacaatgcttgaccataggtatgatgttctttatgtggaattctgtgtttggtttacgccagatgtaacgggacccctgtcttccaaacagttccagtTTTAACTCATCAATCCATAGAAAATTCTCCCTTAAGGTTTGAAATCTAGCAGGGGAAATTAATTTTTAAGAATATTATTCAATGATATTCACCATTCCTATATTTGCATAACATATGTTGACAAATCTTGCTCGTTTTGTGGACATGTAGATAATTATTTTGCATCGcttttcttacttttttatGTATGTCTAAGCGGTGATTTCATTAGGCATATACAGTGAGTTCACCAACCGCTATTAGACTTGCCTTCTCACAGTATGAGCCTAGTGTGGAAGTATGAAAGCAATTGGCTAATATTTTACTGATATATAAAAccaatttttttgtttaggtaAACTAACTAGCTAGAGTTTAGAGGgcacatttaaaaagaaatcgcCAGTGAATTGACCAGGGAAATACATCAATAAATATTATCAACAAAAATACTACAAAATTACAAATCCTCTAAAATCCTGTATTTACAAATGTATTATAGTTACCAACCTATAAGTGCAATTAATAGCTacactgcaatttttttttaaacagtgaatTATTTCGGTTTGTTATGCACCTTTTCAGTTAGTTAAATTTTTTGCTTATCTAATCAACCACAACCTTCAAACCGAAGCGTTTATATAATACTATGACATAACTGCATTAACATCAGACAGCTAAGTAGCCTATGCTCAATAAAATGGTTCACCTTCATAATTTGGGTCATTGAACAATCATGTCTGACCGCAGCAAGATAATTATACATAATTATCCTCATACACAAGCTGGAGGGCTTCTGTTTCAGTGCTTTGTTGATGTCAGTGACAAATCAGTAAAATATTAGGCCATTGGTAACATACATATTAGGTGCATGCTGTGGGTAGTAATGTCTCACTGCAGTTGTTGatatcaataaatatttaaaatttgcaACTACATAACACAAATTCAAACTGTTACATTGTATAGTAAAGATCTTATGCTAAGGCAAACAGGAGAGGAAGTCTTTCCAAAGCTGTTCTTATatacggtgctgtgaaaaagtatcctgattacttctgtttttgtaactcatactaaatagttttagatcttcaaacgaaatgcaacataaaacaaaggcagtctgagtaaacacacaatacagtttttatttatttatttattttttattttttttcttgaagaaaaaaaaaggtatccaACACTTATCACTCTTGTGTAAAACtaatttcaacagcactgtggtggaattttggcccactcatctttgcagaactgctttagttcagccacactggagggtttacAAGCATGAACTGTCCATTTAAGGTTCTGACACAGTATCTCCATTGGTTCAGGACTAAGTCAGGACTTTGagtaggccactccaaaacttaaatttagcttttttttcagaggtggacttactcctatgctttggatcattgtcttgctgcataatccagttgctcttgagtttcaatttacagactgatcTTACAGTTtcaggatcatcaaggtgtgttttggcaaaattcagatgacccttctgggttagcagtggttttcactttgccactcttccatggatgctatttttgcccagtgtctttctgatagtggagtcatgagcagtgatctttattgttgcaagagaggcctgtggttcctttgatgttatccttggctcttttgtgacttcctggaagAGAGGTTGCTgtgttcttggaggaattttggaaatTCTCAAGGTGCCAAGGTTTTCTGTTTGGAggtaatggctctcactgtggttctttggagtcccagagccttgaaatagctttgtaacccttcccaaact
Coding sequences within it:
- the zfand2a gene encoding AN1-type zinc finger protein 2A isoform X4, giving the protein MEFPDLGEHCSEKSCKRLDFLPMRCDACEGIFCKDHITYASHKCTSSYKKDVQVPVCPLCNTPIPIKRGEMPDIKVGEHIDSDCKSDPAQRKRKIFTNKCSKGGCKQKEMIRVTCDQCHLNYCLKHRHPLDHDCKTDGKPVSKSG
- the zfand2a gene encoding AN1-type zinc finger protein 2A isoform X1 gives rise to the protein MEFPDLGEHCSEKSCKRLDFLPMRCDACEGIFCKDHITYASHKCTSSYKKDVQVPVCPLCNTPIPIKRGEMPDIKVGEHIDSDCKSDPAQRKRKIFTNKCSKGGCKQKEMIRVTCDQCHLNYCLKHRHPLDHDCKTDGKPVSKSGHAALMRIQSASSSSAAGSSIIGSSTGASRTARAQNSSAQRTPAPSVVPPAAQNVVPSSASYQAGLTEEQALQRALEMSLAETARHTPSALSPQEQEDLALAQALAASEEEYQRQQQRQQNWMGRCLSCQALMDLEVGHDKLRSTYRALPELQNNDYSNK
- the zfand2a gene encoding AN1-type zinc finger protein 2A isoform X3, encoding MEFPDLGEHCSEKSCKRLDFLPMRCDACEGIFCKDHITYASHKCTSSYKKDVQVPVCPLCNTPIPIKRGEMPDIKVGEHIDSDCKSDPAQRKRKIFTNKCSKGGCKQKEMIRVTCDQCHLNYCLKHRHPLDHDCKTDGKPVSKSGHAALMRIQSASSSSAAGSSIIGSSTGASRTARAQNSSAQRTPAPSVVPPAAQNVVPSSASYQAGLTEEQALQRALEMSLAETARHTPSALSPQEQEDLALAQALAASEEEYQRQQQRQQVSRTLSSQ
- the zfand2a gene encoding AN1-type zinc finger protein 2A isoform X2, which encodes MEFPDLGEHCSEKSCKRLDFLPMRCDACEGIFCKDHITYASHKCTSSYKKDVQVPVCPLCNTPIPIKRGEMPDIKVGEHIDSDCKSDPAQRKRKIFTNKCSKGGCKQKEMIRVTCDQCHLNYCLKHRHPLDHDCKTDGKPVSKSGHAALMRIQSASSSSAAGSSIIGSSTGASRTARAQNSSAQRTPAPSVVPPAAQNVVPSSASYQAGLTEEQALQRALEMSLAETARHTPSALSPQEQEDLALAQALAASEEEYQRQQQRQQGRDSKQSNCCLS